GCCCGGCGCACTTTGGAGGCCTCGCCTTACCTGTCACTGCCGTCAACGACCGGAGAGCGCCATGAGCACTGCTGCTGTCAACGTCGAGAACAAGCTGTTCCAGAACCGCTACAAGGTCGACCACGGTCGGCCGCACATCCAGATCAAGGCCCCCGAGGTCTGCGCCAACGACTGCCAGTCCCAGGCCTGCACCTACGTCTGCCCGGCCTCCTGCTAC
This sequence is a window from Ideonella dechloratans. Protein-coding genes within it:
- a CDS encoding ferredoxin family protein; amino-acid sequence: MSTAAVNVENKLFQNRYKVDHGRPHIQIKAPEVCANDCQSQACTYVCPASCYKTEGNRTVTLITDGCLECGSCRVICTEHSNVAWEYPRGGHGILFKFG